In a genomic window of Candidatus Chazhemtobacterium aquaticus:
- a CDS encoding phosphoglycerate kinase, whose protein sequence is MSPYPLLTSASISHKSLILRLDLDVPIKNNQVLDTTRLEATLPTLLLCLKHARKTLIIGHRGRPKKTDPSYSLKPVLNTLIDLTKLNIPMLNTLDEIEQWGTTTSPVALLENLRFWPGEANNDPEFVQKLAQNQHLFVNDSFGTSHREVGSVVGLPRLLSTLFGHQFDREITALNPIINKPKRPITLILGGAKPDKLKFVDNFINQYDNVLIGGALALQSLKNPKLTIAKLTSDHLDITPDSAQYFSQIISHSSTVIWNGPLGKFEDPDNRKGTQTVAQAIASSPALKIAGGADTESAISLLNLNPRFDHISTGGGAMLHYLAHHTLPALEAIS, encoded by the coding sequence ATGTCACCATACCCACTCCTAACTTCAGCCTCAATCTCTCATAAATCTCTCATTCTCCGCCTGGATCTTGATGTCCCCATTAAAAACAACCAAGTTCTTGACACCACTCGGCTTGAAGCCACTCTACCCACGCTACTACTTTGTCTCAAGCACGCTCGCAAAACCTTAATCATTGGACATCGTGGCAGGCCAAAAAAAACTGACCCATCTTACAGCCTTAAACCAGTTCTAAATACACTTATAGACTTAACCAAACTCAATATCCCCATGCTCAACACGCTTGATGAAATAGAGCAGTGGGGGACCACCACTTCCCCAGTCGCCCTTCTGGAAAATCTCCGCTTCTGGCCTGGTGAAGCCAATAATGACCCAGAATTTGTTCAAAAACTTGCCCAAAACCAACATCTCTTTGTCAATGATTCTTTTGGCACCTCGCATAGGGAAGTGGGCTCTGTAGTTGGTTTGCCACGGCTTCTTTCTACATTATTTGGTCACCAATTTGACCGCGAAATTACCGCATTAAACCCTATAATAAATAAACCCAAAAGACCTATAACTCTAATACTAGGTGGAGCCAAGCCTGACAAACTCAAATTTGTGGATAACTTTATCAACCAATACGATAACGTGCTAATTGGAGGTGCCCTCGCTCTTCAGTCTCTAAAAAACCCAAAACTCACCATAGCCAAATTAACTTCTGATCATCTCGATATCACACCAGATTCCGCCCAATACTTTTCCCAGATTATCTCCCACTCCTCCACTGTCATCTGGAACGGACCCTTAGGAAAATTTGAGGACCCAGACAATCGTAAAGGCACTCAGACAGTCGCTCAAGCCATCGCCTCCTCCCCTGCCCTCAAAATTGCTGGTGGAGCTGATACCGAATCTGCTATTTCACTACTAAATCTGAACCCTCGTTTTGACCATATTAGTACCGGCGGCGGCGCCATGCTTCATTATCTAGCTCACCACACCCTACCCGCACTTGAAGCTATCTCATAA
- a CDS encoding M23 family metallopeptidase has translation MIQRIEALGLLGLGLWTKNPGDMEAGKMLIAWIKSLGLWVRKLLPETRKSNPISKLLRPVFEAPKIKSLVGVQLTIVTLLTGMFSSIPASALGVVSSEMVGLEKKMEIQIKTDSSLTYPVPEAIGVSQTYHVFHAGIDIRAPKGSVVLPLASGKVVAVLNHRSGYGRHLIIDHGGDVQSLYAHLGKIYVQEGDEVAGDKAIGEIGMTGWTTGPHLHLEVIESGRRVNPALYLR, from the coding sequence ATGATACAACGAATCGAAGCTTTAGGCCTGTTGGGGTTAGGTTTGTGGACGAAAAATCCTGGTGATATGGAAGCTGGGAAGATGTTGATTGCTTGGATCAAATCGCTTGGTTTGTGGGTTAGAAAGTTATTGCCTGAAACCAGAAAGTCTAATCCAATATCCAAACTATTGAGGCCAGTTTTTGAGGCTCCAAAAATCAAGAGTTTGGTAGGGGTACAGCTCACTATTGTTACCTTGCTGACTGGAATGTTTTCGAGTATTCCAGCTTCAGCGCTGGGAGTAGTATCAAGTGAGATGGTTGGATTAGAGAAAAAAATGGAAATCCAGATAAAAACTGATTCCTCACTCACCTACCCTGTTCCTGAAGCCATTGGCGTATCTCAGACATATCACGTGTTTCATGCTGGTATAGATATTAGGGCACCTAAAGGATCAGTTGTACTGCCATTAGCAAGCGGTAAGGTGGTGGCTGTATTAAATCATAGAAGTGGTTATGGTCGACATTTGATAATCGACCACGGTGGTGATGTGCAGTCATTATATGCCCATTTAGGCAAAATTTATGTCCAGGAGGGCGATGAGGTTGCTGGAGATAAAGCAATTGGTGAGATTGGCATGACAGGATGGACCACTGGTCCTCACTTGCATTTGGAGGTAATTGAGTCTGGTAGACGTGTAAATCCAGCTTTGTATTTGAGGTAA
- a CDS encoding decaprenyl-phosphate phosphoribosyltransferase, with translation MGILWALFRTARPRQWIKNAALLAPVVFSGLLLVPGRLEKVVEAIVVFTLISASVYIFNDLLDIEADRKHPFKRKRPLASGELPVSLAVFAMLAGVIIGLAWAYAMNMFFFGICLTYLVVSGLLYTYWLKNIPILDVITIATGYILRVYAGAVVIDAHMNVWFLLTVISLSLFLAVGKRKSEMTLLRGSGNTAAVRETLKRYTEELLNIYTAMFATASWLSYALFTFNQPRIEFEGKVLTFLSLLPKTFLSEKWLMATIPLVVYGVMRYMQLIYEKNEGESPERILLSDKPLIITVVLWGVMVLGLLYVA, from the coding sequence ATGGGTATCTTATGGGCGTTATTTAGGACGGCGAGACCGAGACAGTGGATAAAGAATGCGGCGTTGTTGGCGCCAGTGGTTTTCAGCGGTCTGTTGTTAGTGCCAGGCAGGTTGGAGAAGGTGGTGGAGGCAATAGTGGTATTTACCTTGATAAGTGCGAGTGTTTATATTTTCAATGATTTGTTGGACATAGAGGCTGATCGTAAACACCCGTTTAAAAGAAAACGTCCTTTGGCGTCTGGTGAGTTACCGGTGTCTTTAGCAGTATTTGCGATGTTGGCTGGTGTGATAATTGGCTTGGCCTGGGCATATGCCATGAATATGTTTTTCTTTGGTATATGTTTGACCTATTTAGTCGTTTCAGGCTTGTTGTACACTTATTGGCTGAAAAATATCCCGATTTTGGATGTGATTACGATTGCAACAGGATATATTTTGAGGGTGTATGCGGGAGCGGTGGTCATTGACGCTCATATGAATGTGTGGTTTTTGTTGACTGTGATTTCACTTTCATTGTTTTTGGCTGTGGGCAAAAGAAAAAGCGAGATGACTTTACTTCGTGGAAGCGGAAACACTGCAGCTGTCAGGGAGACTTTGAAACGATACACTGAGGAGCTGTTGAATATTTATACGGCGATGTTTGCTACGGCTTCGTGGTTGTCGTACGCCTTGTTTACTTTTAATCAGCCAAGAATTGAGTTTGAGGGTAAGGTTTTAACCTTTCTGTCACTGTTACCAAAAACTTTTTTATCTGAAAAGTGGCTTATGGCAACAATCCCGTTGGTAGTATATGGTGTGATGCGATACATGCAGTTGATTTACGAGAAGAACGAGGGTGAAAGCCCGGAGAGAATACTGTTGTCTGATAAGCCGCTGATCATAACAGTGGTGTTGTGGGGGGTGATGGTGTTAGGACTTCTTTATGTAGCTTAA
- a CDS encoding TatD family hydrolase, with protein sequence MIDTHAHLSDQAFEGRLDEVVRSAEDVGVERIIVPSVDLQDAIKVKSIAKQYKGVYALVGVHPEKVINEPEFKLEIDKLVKLIKGEERVVGIGEIGMDFYWDKQKKTKKAQVELFKKQLELAVVMSLPVVIHMREAEEEMMEVIKSMDRVPRGQFHCWSSGGDFLKLVLSKGFYVSFGGNVTYKKNGVLVDLVRQTPLERLVLETDSPYLAPGELRGRVNEPKNVRIVASFLAGLYEKSVEEINEITSKNALELFNKMN encoded by the coding sequence ATGATAGATACGCACGCTCATCTGAGCGATCAAGCATTCGAGGGAAGGTTGGATGAGGTGGTTAGGTCGGCGGAGGATGTGGGAGTGGAGAGAATAATCGTACCCAGTGTTGACTTACAAGATGCGATCAAGGTAAAGAGCATTGCTAAACAATACAAAGGTGTTTACGCACTGGTTGGTGTTCATCCGGAGAAAGTAATTAATGAACCAGAATTCAAGCTCGAGATTGACAAGCTGGTGAAATTGATAAAAGGTGAGGAAAGGGTAGTGGGAATTGGTGAGATCGGGATGGATTTTTATTGGGACAAGCAGAAAAAGACAAAGAAGGCGCAGGTCGAGCTGTTCAAAAAACAGTTGGAGTTGGCTGTTGTGATGAGTTTGCCGGTGGTAATACACATGAGAGAAGCTGAGGAGGAGATGATGGAGGTAATCAAGTCCATGGATCGCGTACCTAGGGGCCAGTTTCATTGTTGGTCGAGCGGGGGGGATTTTCTAAAATTGGTGTTGAGCAAGGGTTTTTATGTTAGCTTTGGGGGAAATGTAACTTACAAGAAAAATGGGGTTTTGGTTGATTTGGTTAGACAAACACCTCTTGAGAGACTGGTTTTGGAAACAGACTCGCCTTATTTGGCTCCTGGAGAGTTGCGAGGAAGGGTGAATGAGCCGAAAAATGTTAGAATAGTGGCGAGCTTCTTGGCGGGTTTGTATGAAAAGTCAGTTGAAGAAATTAACGAAATAACAAGTAAAAACGCTCTAGAATTGTTTAATAAAATGAATTAG
- a CDS encoding glycosyltransferase family 4 protein, whose amino-acid sequence MNSWNLTIFPFLIAAVIAGVITPVVIRVYKKFGWVVDPNRTKHPAHTHKEPVPKGGGISVVLGTLLTVVVLLPIDKHLLAIMLVGALVMIVGVLDDIYDLSPYLRLVTNLLAALMVVGAGIGISYITNPLGGGVIMLDKGISWGGERQVLVLADLLALLWIPFVMNAVNWSKGLDGQLPGIVVVAGVVIGVLSFRYSADVAQWPVAVLAFALAGSYAGYLPFNFYPQKSMPGYGGGSFAGFMLATLAILSTTKIGTALVVLGIPLIDAVYIGIRRIFQGKSPVWGDRGHLHHKLMDLGWGKRKVAVFYWLVTAVLGFMALRLDSRQKFYTMVLVSLLLGAFLLWVSYGRYLGRRDRDSG is encoded by the coding sequence ATGAATAGCTGGAATTTAACTATTTTTCCTTTTTTGATAGCTGCAGTCATAGCTGGAGTGATAACGCCAGTAGTGATTAGGGTCTATAAGAAATTTGGGTGGGTGGTTGATCCTAATCGGACAAAGCATCCAGCACACACTCACAAGGAGCCAGTACCAAAAGGTGGGGGGATTTCGGTAGTGTTGGGGACGTTGTTGACAGTAGTTGTCTTACTGCCTATTGATAAACATTTACTGGCCATAATGTTGGTAGGAGCTCTTGTGATGATAGTGGGTGTTTTGGATGATATTTATGACTTGAGTCCATATTTAAGACTGGTCACCAATTTATTGGCAGCCTTGATGGTAGTAGGCGCTGGAATTGGAATTTCTTATATAACTAACCCTTTGGGTGGTGGTGTGATTATGCTAGATAAGGGAATTTCGTGGGGAGGAGAGAGGCAAGTGCTGGTTTTGGCAGACTTGCTAGCATTGCTTTGGATACCGTTTGTGATGAATGCAGTCAACTGGAGCAAGGGTCTTGACGGACAGTTGCCAGGAATTGTGGTGGTTGCCGGAGTGGTAATTGGGGTGTTGAGTTTTAGATATAGTGCTGACGTGGCTCAATGGCCGGTGGCCGTGTTGGCTTTTGCTCTGGCGGGTTCTTATGCAGGCTATTTGCCGTTTAATTTCTACCCGCAGAAAAGTATGCCAGGATATGGAGGGGGTAGTTTTGCAGGATTCATGCTAGCTACGTTGGCAATACTATCGACGACAAAGATTGGAACCGCCTTGGTAGTGTTAGGAATACCGTTAATAGACGCTGTCTATATTGGAATTAGAAGGATATTTCAAGGTAAATCTCCAGTGTGGGGGGATCGGGGTCACTTGCACCATAAGTTGATGGATTTGGGTTGGGGAAAGAGAAAGGTGGCCGTGTTTTATTGGTTGGTGACAGCGGTGTTGGGGTTTATGGCTTTAAGATTAGACAGTAGACAAAAATTTTATACAATGGTGTTAGTAAGTTTATTATTAGGAGCCTTTTTGTTATGGGTATCTTATGGGCGTTATTTAGGACGGCGAGACCGAGACAGTGGATAA
- a CDS encoding glycosyltransferase family 2 protein: MNRVLIPFRLFLIRYPRLSQRLLEILPGFVSWNLILFPVWGSFFIPVVVAYYIIAFYVYWFYRSVSMAVLSLLAYYRIRASEKYDWMGDVRGFKDWKRVRHVVVIPNYKEPLHTLERNLEALAKQTFPAKQIIPVLAFEERAGEEINEPRMKALKKRFEGVFDDLIFAVHPPGIAGEVVGKSSNAAWGAKEFVRVWKKNHKDDWDIDYMTISSADADVQLHPNHMAALTYKFLDSPHRYRRVWQGAILYYNNIEQIPWLMRVFNRASSIVQMGMLMRPERLINFSTYTLSLKLMDEVGYWDTDVIPEDYRMFFKAYFATGGEVEVEPIFLPIYADAAESTSFIKTFNNTYQQVKRWAWGASDDAYFLKGYIMDQRADFWDKTLRVLKVLEDHFLWPVNWFAITLGATLPPLLNEDFARTIMGKTLPQVASAILTASLIGLLLIVFVDMKARPGVKDLPLWRKVLSPFEFVLLPVVGLLFTALPGLEAHTRLMMGRYLEYRVTEKV; this comes from the coding sequence ATGAACAGAGTATTGATTCCTTTTCGATTGTTTTTGATTAGATATCCGAGGTTGTCGCAAAGACTACTTGAAATACTGCCCGGATTTGTATCGTGGAACTTGATTTTGTTCCCGGTGTGGGGCTCGTTTTTTATTCCCGTGGTGGTGGCATATTACATTATTGCGTTCTATGTGTATTGGTTTTATAGATCTGTGTCTATGGCAGTATTGTCGTTGTTGGCTTATTACAGGATCAGGGCGTCAGAAAAATATGATTGGATGGGGGATGTAAGAGGTTTTAAGGATTGGAAAAGGGTTAGACATGTGGTGGTGATTCCTAACTATAAAGAACCACTACATACATTAGAGAGGAACTTGGAAGCTTTGGCTAAACAGACCTTTCCGGCAAAGCAAATAATTCCAGTGTTAGCTTTTGAGGAACGTGCAGGTGAGGAGATTAATGAGCCAAGAATGAAAGCCCTTAAGAAGCGGTTTGAGGGGGTGTTTGATGATTTGATATTTGCAGTTCATCCTCCTGGTATTGCTGGTGAGGTAGTAGGTAAGTCGTCTAACGCGGCATGGGGAGCTAAGGAGTTTGTAAGGGTGTGGAAGAAAAATCATAAAGACGACTGGGATATTGATTACATGACAATATCTTCAGCAGACGCCGATGTTCAGCTTCACCCCAATCATATGGCAGCTTTGACATATAAGTTTCTAGATTCTCCTCATCGCTATAGGCGAGTATGGCAAGGGGCAATTCTTTATTACAACAATATTGAACAAATTCCTTGGTTGATGAGGGTGTTTAATCGAGCCTCTTCAATTGTCCAGATGGGAATGTTGATGAGACCTGAAAGATTAATAAATTTTTCGACATACACCTTGTCACTGAAGTTAATGGATGAGGTGGGTTATTGGGATACTGATGTTATCCCGGAGGATTATCGAATGTTTTTTAAGGCGTATTTTGCCACTGGAGGAGAGGTGGAGGTCGAGCCAATCTTTTTACCCATATATGCCGACGCGGCTGAGTCAACTTCGTTTATAAAAACCTTTAATAACACTTATCAACAAGTGAAGCGGTGGGCGTGGGGAGCAAGTGATGATGCATATTTTTTAAAGGGGTATATCATGGATCAGCGAGCAGATTTTTGGGACAAGACTTTAAGGGTATTAAAGGTATTAGAGGATCATTTCTTGTGGCCAGTAAACTGGTTTGCAATTACACTTGGCGCCACATTACCACCCCTGCTTAATGAAGATTTCGCAAGAACGATAATGGGAAAGACATTGCCGCAGGTGGCGAGTGCCATTCTGACAGCATCGTTGATTGGTTTGCTATTGATAGTGTTTGTTGACATGAAAGCAAGGCCAGGAGTGAAAGATTTGCCCTTATGGAGAAAGGTTTTGTCGCCGTTTGAGTTTGTGTTATTACCAGTAGTTGGTCTTTTGTTTACGGCATTACCCGGTCTGGAGGCTCATACAAGACTAATGATGGGAAGATATTTAGAGTATAGAGTGACCGAGAAGGTATAA
- a CDS encoding PEGA domain-containing protein, giving the protein MLRKLVPIFILSILLSGCSLKLPSLTSSQKSGLQVTSNPQATVLLDGQSLGITPIQEEGIKSGTYTIKLVPSDNSLQPWETQITLVPGVLTVIDRKLAASLDQSHGYSLSFEKLQSSDQSRLAVTTIPDSVTVTVDGNPQGFTPVSLDTLTEGEHTILLTSPGFEDKTIRARTVAGYSLTISAQLAKKGSPDLLGLNTEASPSAFLATPSANLSPTPSSPPKPTTTPSLKPTANLSPSPASTSSAIPKPYIEIDSSVGWVNIRTEPGGGSIISTANNGERFSYLNQSTNGYYKIQYSPTQIGWVSSQYSTLVN; this is encoded by the coding sequence ATGTTGCGCAAGCTAGTTCCTATTTTCATCTTATCCATTCTTCTTTCAGGTTGCTCTCTTAAACTACCCAGCCTCACCTCCTCTCAAAAATCTGGCCTTCAAGTAACTTCGAATCCTCAAGCCACCGTCCTTCTTGATGGTCAGTCGCTTGGTATCACCCCCATTCAAGAAGAGGGTATAAAATCAGGCACTTATACCATTAAGCTTGTTCCGTCTGACAACTCGCTCCAACCATGGGAGACTCAGATAACTCTAGTGCCTGGTGTTCTCACTGTTATTGATCGAAAATTAGCCGCCTCGCTTGATCAATCGCATGGCTACAGTCTCTCCTTCGAAAAACTCCAGTCTTCAGATCAATCCCGGCTTGCGGTGACCACCATTCCCGACTCGGTCACTGTTACTGTTGATGGCAATCCTCAGGGCTTCACCCCTGTTTCTCTCGATACTCTCACTGAGGGTGAACACACCATTCTCTTAACCTCGCCAGGTTTTGAAGATAAAACCATAAGAGCCAGGACTGTCGCTGGCTATAGTCTCACGATCTCCGCTCAATTGGCCAAAAAAGGTTCACCCGACCTATTAGGTCTCAATACCGAAGCCTCCCCATCAGCCTTTTTAGCTACCCCCTCCGCCAATCTTTCGCCAACCCCTTCATCTCCACCCAAGCCAACCACTACCCCCAGCCTAAAACCTACCGCCAACCTCTCCCCATCTCCCGCTTCTACCTCATCAGCCATTCCCAAACCTTACATTGAGATCGATAGCTCTGTTGGCTGGGTTAATATTCGCACTGAGCCAGGTGGCGGCTCAATCATATCTACTGCTAACAATGGTGAGCGTTTTTCATATCTTAATCAATCCACCAACGGCTATTACAAGATTCAATACTCTCCTACTCAAATAGGCTGGGTCTCTTCTCAATACTCCACTCTCGTAAACTAA
- a CDS encoding SDR family NAD(P)-dependent oxidoreductase, with the protein MAPKTIIITGCSSGLGYHTAIYLAQQDYQVYASVRRNSDLNLFTHLPPQHQPQPFLLDLRWSQSRISKIISSLPTPPEVLINNAGYGFFGTLDTISVDHLQQQLEVNLYGTYKVIKAVLPSMRSRRAGLIINISSILGLFSLPGYGPYSISKFSIEALTQTLRHEETPFGIKTVSLNPGSFSTNFWKNSQLPRLNSKRTLSPHQQFNSNLKASFANPRRQHTRSHPLQVAKVINQLISTQNYPANVPIGLDAQLLYYLHRLLPRPLFFWIVKTIAHAPRPQQNA; encoded by the coding sequence ATGGCGCCCAAAACCATTATTATCACCGGATGTTCCTCGGGTCTTGGTTACCATACAGCCATTTATCTTGCCCAACAAGACTATCAAGTTTATGCCTCAGTTCGTCGCAACTCAGATCTTAATCTTTTTACTCACCTTCCCCCCCAACACCAACCCCAACCTTTCTTACTCGATCTGCGTTGGAGCCAATCTAGGATTTCAAAAATCATCTCCTCACTACCAACACCACCTGAGGTTCTAATTAACAACGCAGGCTACGGATTCTTTGGTACCCTTGACACCATTTCAGTCGATCATCTCCAGCAACAACTCGAAGTTAATCTCTATGGAACCTACAAGGTTATCAAGGCTGTCCTTCCCTCAATGAGGTCTCGTCGAGCCGGATTAATAATAAACATCAGCTCCATTCTTGGTTTATTCTCTTTACCAGGCTACGGGCCATACTCAATCTCCAAGTTCTCTATCGAAGCCTTGACCCAGACCTTACGTCACGAAGAAACACCATTTGGTATCAAGACTGTTTCTCTCAATCCAGGATCATTTAGTACAAATTTCTGGAAAAACAGTCAGCTACCCCGCTTAAACTCAAAGAGAACACTTTCTCCTCACCAGCAGTTTAATTCAAACTTAAAAGCATCTTTCGCCAACCCGAGACGTCAACATACACGATCTCACCCTCTCCAAGTTGCCAAAGTAATTAATCAACTTATCTCCACCCAAAACTATCCTGCCAATGTTCCAATCGGTCTTGACGCCCAGTTACTCTATTATCTCCACCGACTTCTTCCAAGACCACTCTTCTTTTGGATTGTTAAAACCATTGCTCACGCCCCCCGTCCTCAACAAAACGCCTAA
- a CDS encoding type I glyceraldehyde-3-phosphate dehydrogenase has product MPNLKFAINGFGRIGRSSFRVWLKRFQDSLDLVAINTSGSMPVSGWAHLAKYDTAYRTLDIPLDYREVKPPDKATDEDPLIGYFILGKKDIPILAQRDPEKLPWGKYQPDAVIESTGVFRTQEEAGKHLTAGAKLVIISAPAKGGNTPTSVIGVNHQDLLSAPRDRTNSLTVISNASCTTNCVAPVAAVMHAKLGVKKAVLNTIHGYTDDQNLQDNSHKDLRRARAASANIVPTSTGAALATTETIPDLKGLFDGIALRVPVITASITDFTFLTQRTTSVDEVNQMFIDASQSPLYRHILAVTQEPLVSSDIIGRPESAIVDLELTRVVDGDLVKIMAWYDNEWGYANRLIEQVVSAGESLS; this is encoded by the coding sequence ATGCCCAACCTTAAATTCGCCATCAATGGCTTTGGTCGTATCGGTCGCTCGTCATTTCGAGTCTGGCTAAAACGTTTTCAAGACTCTCTTGACTTGGTTGCCATCAATACCTCTGGATCAATGCCCGTTTCAGGCTGGGCTCATCTTGCCAAATATGACACTGCTTATAGGACACTTGACATACCTCTAGACTATCGTGAGGTTAAACCACCAGACAAAGCTACCGACGAAGACCCTCTTATAGGATATTTTATTCTTGGCAAAAAAGACATTCCCATCCTAGCACAACGTGACCCAGAGAAGTTACCCTGGGGAAAATACCAGCCCGATGCTGTAATTGAATCCACTGGTGTTTTTCGCACCCAAGAAGAGGCTGGTAAACACCTCACCGCCGGAGCCAAACTAGTCATCATCTCTGCTCCAGCCAAAGGAGGCAATACCCCGACCTCCGTCATTGGGGTTAACCATCAAGACCTTCTCTCTGCTCCTCGAGATCGCACCAACAGCCTCACTGTTATCAGCAACGCCTCCTGTACCACTAACTGTGTCGCTCCAGTCGCCGCTGTTATGCATGCCAAGCTTGGAGTCAAGAAGGCTGTCCTGAACACTATCCACGGCTATACCGATGATCAAAACCTTCAGGACAACTCTCACAAAGACCTTAGGCGCGCCCGTGCTGCATCAGCCAATATTGTTCCCACCTCAACCGGAGCGGCTCTCGCTACTACCGAAACCATCCCTGACCTCAAAGGCCTCTTCGATGGTATTGCCTTAAGAGTTCCTGTTATCACGGCCTCAATAACTGACTTCACCTTCCTGACTCAAAGAACCACTAGTGTAGACGAAGTTAATCAAATGTTTATTGACGCCTCTCAATCTCCACTCTATCGTCACATTCTAGCCGTCACTCAAGAACCTCTGGTTTCTTCAGACATCATTGGTCGTCCTGAATCGGCCATCGTTGATCTTGAACTCACCCGCGTAGTCGACGGTGACTTAGTCAAAATAATGGCTTGGTACGATAACGAATGGGGTTACGCTAATCGCCTAATTGAGCAAGTCGTCTCAGCCGGGGAATCACTTTCATAA
- a CDS encoding ArnT family glycosyltransferase encodes MGKQRLLFRDWWLKLKTGIEKNEGLILILLLVAVLRIPGLFEPNRYADEDIYLTLGQGLRKGLVFYRDIHDNKPPLLYLVAAMAGSVMWFRLILMAWNLVNVVLVWKLAEKLIKSRWLMVLVTGVFGVFTSIPLTEGNIANGEVFMIMPVTAGVLLMWVESNKRVIVWKKWIMAGVLFSLGFLFKVPVLFDLFGVLFWLSVYQVSDWRGWFKWIVDRRLWLVLIGFLVPVLLSIVYYVAEGAGERYLRSALGQNIGYLSSWEGGSGAFYENGLFQRGVVLLVWLIAIWCLRKRLGREFGLASLWLVGGLFGANLAGRPYPHYLIEIVAPASLLIGLVIDRFKLIKAGVAFVLALTVGVAIWRYEYWYYKSVDYYVNFVMYVTGQKTREDFYDFFGNGVVRNMRVAEYIRQRTDQDAKIFVWGTEPAIYVLSDRLPVGRYTVNYHIRDFDGMSETMAALTKEGPKYIVTIEGELVDRELDAYLSAYYLQVMEDGGAVVWRRWEASD; translated from the coding sequence ATGGGAAAGCAAAGATTGTTATTTCGGGATTGGTGGTTAAAACTTAAGACTGGAATAGAGAAAAATGAAGGGCTGATTCTTATTTTGTTACTGGTGGCAGTTTTGAGGATTCCAGGATTATTTGAGCCTAACCGGTATGCTGACGAGGACATTTACTTAACCTTAGGTCAGGGTTTGCGCAAGGGATTAGTTTTTTACCGAGATATTCATGATAATAAGCCGCCTTTATTGTATTTAGTAGCGGCAATGGCAGGGAGTGTGATGTGGTTTAGATTGATTTTGATGGCTTGGAACTTGGTGAATGTGGTGTTGGTATGGAAGCTGGCAGAAAAGTTAATTAAGAGTAGGTGGTTGATGGTGTTGGTAACGGGTGTATTTGGAGTTTTTACATCAATACCGTTAACTGAGGGCAATATCGCCAATGGTGAGGTGTTTATGATTATGCCAGTGACTGCGGGAGTGTTGTTGATGTGGGTTGAGAGTAATAAAAGAGTCATAGTTTGGAAAAAGTGGATAATGGCTGGGGTTTTGTTTTCTTTAGGATTTTTGTTTAAGGTGCCGGTTTTGTTTGATTTGTTCGGGGTGTTGTTTTGGTTAAGTGTTTATCAAGTGAGTGATTGGCGTGGGTGGTTTAAGTGGATTGTGGATAGAAGGCTTTGGCTCGTGTTAATAGGGTTTCTGGTTCCGGTGTTGTTAAGTATTGTTTATTATGTAGCGGAAGGAGCTGGTGAGAGGTATTTGCGCTCTGCTTTGGGGCAAAATATTGGCTATTTATCTTCTTGGGAGGGGGGAAGTGGGGCATTTTATGAAAACGGGTTGTTTCAGAGAGGAGTCGTGCTCTTGGTTTGGCTGATAGCTATTTGGTGTTTAAGAAAGAGGTTGGGCAGAGAGTTTGGACTGGCTAGTTTATGGTTGGTAGGGGGTCTGTTTGGAGCTAATTTAGCTGGTCGGCCGTATCCACATTATCTAATTGAGATTGTGGCACCAGCCAGCTTGTTGATAGGACTAGTAATTGATAGATTTAAATTGATAAAGGCAGGGGTGGCTTTCGTTTTGGCGCTGACTGTGGGAGTAGCCATATGGAGATACGAGTACTGGTATTACAAGAGTGTTGATTATTATGTCAATTTTGTTATGTATGTTACTGGCCAAAAAACCAGAGAAGATTTTTATGATTTCTTTGGGAATGGAGTGGTGCGAAATATGAGGGTAGCTGAGTATATTAGACAAAGAACCGATCAGGACGCTAAGATTTTTGTGTGGGGGACCGAACCGGCGATATATGTTTTAAGTGATAGATTGCCAGTTGGTAGATATACGGTGAATTATCACATTAGGGATTTTGATGGTATGAGTGAAACAATGGCTGCCCTGACTAAAGAGGGACCAAAATACATTGTGACCATAGAGGGTGAGCTGGTTGATAGAGAGCTTGATGCATATCTATCGGCATACTACCTGCAGGTAATGGAAGATGGCGGGGCAGTGGTGTGGCGACGTTGGGAAGCGAGTGATTGA